CAGTTAAAAAAATACAATTCAAAAATACGGGTGCTGAACGTAACTTCCTTATCAGACGATAGTTTTAACAATCCCGATTGGAGCCAATTCACAAAACTGGCAGATTATATTATCCTTACAGACCCGGGGTTGCCGAAAACAAGGTAGCCGACAGATCGTGGTTCATAGTTCATGATGGACGACCAAAAACTACTATGAACCACGAACTAACTGGAAAAAAATTACGCTTTCTTCGCTAACAGATCGCGAATTTCGGTAAGTAATACCTCTTCTTTAGATGGCGCAGGAGGGGCGGCCGGCGCTTCTGCTTCCTTCTTTTTAAGAGCATTTATGCCTTTTACAATTATAAATATACAAAAGGCAATAATCAGAAATTCAATTACAGTATTAATAAAATTACCTACGTTAATATCAACCGCAGGGGTTTTGGTAACTTCATTGGCAGCTTTAAGGTGTATTTTTAGATCTTTAAAATCAACACCTCCGGTTAGCAAGCCCACGGGCGGCATAACAATGTCATTAACCAGCGAGGTAACAATTTTGCCAAATGCAGCG
The sequence above is a segment of the Mucilaginibacter celer genome. Coding sequences within it:
- the mscL gene encoding large-conductance mechanosensitive channel protein MscL, which produces MAIIKEFREFASRGNVVDLAVGVIIGAAFGKIVTSLVNDIVMPPVGLLTGGVDFKDLKIHLKAANEVTKTPAVDINVGNFINTVIEFLIIAFCIFIIVKGINALKKKEAEAPAAPPAPSKEEVLLTEIRDLLAKKA